From one Lolium rigidum isolate FL_2022 chromosome 4, APGP_CSIRO_Lrig_0.1, whole genome shotgun sequence genomic stretch:
- the LOC124649652 gene encoding uncharacterized protein LOC124649652 has product MTCSILLRAAAVAVVVAVLSATAGASSFSPTAPLPSDLLLSTPFLWITANVIIVCLFVFSYRHNTGAVVSSSSGGDVSATMDGLFELDLFAAAPDAVVASDLVSVRQPRQARTAKNPAGRPRVRKKSAGEDKPRAAVVAEATSGVKVEHIEEVGAAAAATASEPAGTDDVSMDSAWQSIVRRGAARPVAVRKSETWGGEELPRMRRAADTAVSVRREMRKSASMVPPSPPHPSAASSSSPVAAKQGWCTRDVLVMAHDELLHRAESFIRRQHEHLRIQRQESDQRQIAMDQQNRGLLRAAAPIRV; this is encoded by the coding sequence ATGACCTGCTCCATCCTCCtcagggcggcggcggtcgccgtggtcgtggccgtccTGTCGGCCACGGCGGGCGCGTCCTCGTTCAGCCCCACCGCGCCTCTCCCCTCTGACCTCCTTTTGTCAACTCCCTTTCTCTGGATCACCGCGAACGTCATCATCGTCTGCCTCTTCGTATTCTCCTATCGACACAACACCGGAGCGGTCGTATCCTCCTCATCGGGCGGCGACGTATCAGCGACCATGGATGGCCTCTTTGAACTTGACCTATTTGCTGCCGCTCCGGACGCCGTCGTGGCGTCGGACCTGGTCTCGGTAAGGCAGCCACGGCAagcaagaacagccaagaacccGGCCGGCCGCCCCCGCGTGCGCAAGAAGTCGGCGGGTGAGGACAAGCCAAGGGCAGCCGTCGTTGCGGAGGCCACGTCCGGCGTCAAGGTGGAGCACATCGAGGAGgtaggcgccgccgccgctgcgactGCGTCCGAGCCCGCTGGCACCGACGACGTGTCGATGGACTCGGCGTGGCAATCCATCGTGCGTAGAGGCGCGGCGCGGCCGGTGGCAGTGCGCAAGAGCGAGACGTGGGGCGGCGAGGAGCTGCCGCGGATGCGGCGCGCGGCCGACACGGCCGTCTCCGTGCGGAGGGAGATGCGGAAGTCGGCGTCGATGGTCccgccctcgccgccgcaccCGAGCGCGGCGTCGTCGTCCTCTCCCGTAGCGGCGAAGCAGGGGTGGTGCACCAGGGACGTGCTGGTGATGGCGCATGACGAGCTCCTGCACCGCGCCGAGAGCTTCATCCGGAGGCAGCACGAGCACCTGCGCATCCAGCGCCAGGAGTCCGACCAGCGCCAGATAGCCATGGATCAGCAAAACCGCGGCTTGCTGCGCGCCGCCGCGCCAATCCGCGTCTAG